From the genome of Pseudomonas sp. TMP9, one region includes:
- a CDS encoding glycosyltransferase, producing MPQWSHLRDTVVSAKVVPVRSAAGCIELMELATANSWSPPSLEMVNFSLEQSVRKATQITLAQYRGRFHDVRLVAGMAGIGDIAHGEYICDGVYDNLGRINNAWYEKHGLRINDSGECQFYCGKSEPLRVANAIAFFGWENGNYAHWLSEKLGRFYWINQAVLPDDTVLLVEAGLPSSIMESLAIFWPREKTVCVEFGRACDVSVLHYFSDTADIWEPRAGYVYRGDEYHVYPTAIAWMACYVKSRYEAIDGQIKAYLIRPPGGNGRTIVNQQEVIRQLQADDFQAFQPEISDFATQVRSMASCNLGVLGSGAAAANLLWMPQGATLVMLIQDNPQMWYWFFHTLAAAVGVRLVYHPVQGLPGTHTVVFHWSVEFPVSELRHWLAQDAVRREELSQALPEQPLSAEALHGELANRRKPAVLASLSPGLAASATQVDVTVAVMSYNNAAFIGQTIDSILSQEGVRVEVLVYDDCSKDNSLAVLQGYADEPRLHYEVNAQNLGMTGNYNKCVAAGSGRYIVVLGSDDILYPGHLSSLVEALDANPQAALGYTQCYWIDEQGTRTQYAEHPGHRPQSYCGGRDEVIDLLSFDNYITPSAVMLRRSALHLVALSEGGIHRHDMLAGDWELWVRLGRVAPDFVFLRQPTVGYRVHEGQISKSFYGSDRPLREHTEILEISLADAATRDRMIAAAQPIWQLYRQRIEAYTPEVRVPLQARIEAIRNTLLESAERPELECQFSIILTTYNRPDLLKDALGSVEQQSLRDFEVILVNDNGDPVESLLAGYEFPITYLRQGSNRGLSAARNAGLKQARGRYVVYLDDDDIYLPNHLAVLAEAFAAHPRSVVYTGVEYVSERLENGRRIEQGRSRPFEHDIFDRDRLFVQNYIPVNTWAHPRDMLDEVGEFDTGLAAFEDWDMLLRLATRYPFVHVPVVTSEVHTRDQAAGSDHMLGRERKNFPELYQTLYRRYLGSASEALKQGREDMLQSLGVLAEASPEDPALQRWLAERLPTEAENKLINHYLLEHDGGPLIGIIVLDTETDSSLLMRTLKSLSGERCLYATLKIVVLTSSTVPATSASDKLHFIQLAGGAIAEQLNQAISVSDFTWFMLVRAGDEFTPSGLMVAGLELTANPKCRAIYGDQLQRLPDGSLGGAFLPGFNLDLLLSFPLVMARHWLFRRDVFLAAGGFDAQFADALEFDLLTRLIEAEGLLGLGHVDEPLLIIDAPALRDNPDERRVIERHLAQRGYQARVIPGLTARYRIDYGHSSTPLVSIIIAVDAPLACLQRCLDSLLEKTRYGHYEILLGAHDGLDADTQAWLQGIASLADARLKVVSAGDIVLAQNQAAMAAKGEYLLLLSGESVAVSEVWLDELLNHAQRPEVGVVGGKLLSGDGRIDQAGLLLGLRGPAGRAFAGEAMDSAGYLQRLQVDQNYSAVSDACLMVRTDIFRQLGGLDVTLSAYRDVDFCLRVRAAGYLTVWAAHAVLMHEHVYREPDVGEQDALYERHLPDIARDPAYNRNLALSGRGFDLENDSGLTWRPLSWRPLPVVLAHPADPFGCGNYRVIKPFSALKDAGMADGMMSIGLLQVPDLERLDPDIIVLQRQIGDERLDAMRRIKRFSRAFTIYELDDYLPNLPLKSVHRAQMPKDILKSLRKGLSFVDRFTVSTAPLAEAFAGLHGDIRVIENRLPVDWWSDLSAKRRRGRKPRVGWAGGVSHTGDLELIADVVKELAGEVEWVFMGMCPDKIRPYVHEVHPGVSIDLYPAALASLDLDLALAPVEQNLFNECKSNLRLLEYGACGFPVVCSDLICYQGALPVTRVKNRFKDWVDAIRMHISDLDATAMVGDELRRQIQEGWMLEGANLEAWRVSWLPD from the coding sequence ATGCCCCAGTGGAGTCATCTGCGAGATACAGTCGTCAGCGCCAAGGTGGTACCTGTTCGCAGCGCTGCGGGCTGCATCGAGCTGATGGAGCTGGCCACGGCTAACTCATGGTCACCTCCTTCACTGGAAATGGTGAACTTCTCGTTGGAGCAAAGCGTCCGTAAGGCAACGCAGATTACGTTGGCGCAATACCGTGGGCGTTTTCACGATGTGCGCCTGGTAGCCGGTATGGCGGGCATTGGCGATATCGCTCATGGTGAGTACATCTGCGACGGTGTTTATGACAACCTCGGCCGAATTAATAACGCTTGGTATGAGAAGCACGGGCTGCGCATCAACGACAGTGGCGAATGCCAGTTTTACTGTGGCAAGAGTGAGCCCTTACGCGTGGCTAATGCGATCGCTTTTTTTGGTTGGGAAAACGGCAACTATGCCCACTGGTTGAGCGAAAAACTTGGGCGTTTTTACTGGATCAATCAGGCGGTGTTGCCGGATGACACTGTTCTGTTGGTAGAGGCCGGTTTGCCGAGCTCGATCATGGAGTCCCTCGCGATCTTCTGGCCGCGGGAGAAAACTGTCTGTGTTGAGTTTGGGCGCGCTTGCGACGTATCGGTTCTTCATTACTTCTCCGATACCGCCGACATCTGGGAGCCGCGTGCCGGCTACGTTTACCGAGGCGATGAGTATCATGTTTATCCGACGGCAATCGCCTGGATGGCCTGTTATGTGAAGTCTCGCTATGAAGCAATTGACGGCCAGATCAAGGCTTATCTAATTCGCCCGCCGGGTGGTAATGGTCGCACTATCGTCAATCAGCAGGAGGTGATTCGTCAGTTGCAAGCCGATGATTTTCAGGCTTTCCAGCCGGAAATCAGCGACTTTGCTACGCAGGTTCGGAGTATGGCGTCCTGCAACCTAGGCGTCCTGGGGTCGGGAGCCGCTGCCGCTAATCTGCTGTGGATGCCCCAAGGGGCAACCCTGGTCATGCTGATTCAGGACAATCCGCAGATGTGGTATTGGTTCTTCCACACCCTGGCAGCTGCAGTAGGCGTGCGCCTGGTTTACCACCCAGTACAGGGTTTGCCTGGTACCCATACGGTCGTATTTCACTGGAGTGTCGAGTTTCCGGTGAGTGAGCTGCGGCACTGGCTGGCCCAAGATGCCGTACGCCGGGAAGAACTCTCGCAAGCGCTTCCCGAGCAGCCATTGAGCGCTGAGGCGCTGCATGGCGAGTTGGCTAATCGGCGTAAACCTGCCGTGCTGGCTTCGCTATCACCAGGGCTTGCTGCGTCAGCAACCCAGGTCGATGTCACTGTGGCCGTTATGTCCTATAATAACGCCGCGTTTATTGGTCAGACTATTGATTCGATCCTGTCTCAAGAGGGTGTTCGAGTCGAAGTGCTGGTCTATGACGACTGTTCGAAAGATAACAGTCTGGCGGTTTTGCAGGGCTACGCTGACGAGCCACGCCTGCATTACGAGGTCAACGCGCAGAACCTCGGCATGACCGGCAATTACAACAAGTGTGTGGCCGCCGGTAGTGGGCGTTATATCGTTGTTTTGGGCTCAGACGATATTCTTTATCCAGGACATTTGAGCTCTCTAGTTGAAGCGCTTGATGCTAATCCGCAGGCTGCATTGGGCTATACGCAGTGTTACTGGATCGATGAGCAGGGCACGCGCACTCAGTATGCTGAGCACCCTGGGCACCGGCCTCAGTCGTATTGCGGGGGGCGTGACGAGGTCATTGACCTGCTCAGTTTCGACAACTACATCACGCCCTCGGCCGTTATGTTACGGCGCAGCGCTTTGCATTTAGTGGCCCTCTCTGAAGGCGGTATTCATCGTCACGACATGCTGGCTGGTGACTGGGAGTTGTGGGTTCGTCTGGGCCGCGTTGCTCCAGATTTCGTTTTCTTACGTCAACCCACTGTGGGCTATCGGGTTCACGAAGGGCAGATTTCAAAAAGCTTCTATGGCAGTGATCGGCCTCTGCGCGAGCATACCGAGATACTTGAAATAAGCCTTGCTGATGCGGCAACTCGCGATCGCATGATCGCCGCTGCGCAACCGATCTGGCAGCTTTATAGGCAGCGTATCGAGGCGTATACACCTGAGGTGCGAGTGCCCTTGCAGGCCCGCATCGAGGCGATCCGTAACACGCTTTTGGAAAGTGCCGAGCGTCCAGAGTTGGAGTGCCAGTTCTCGATCATTCTCACCACGTATAATCGTCCAGACCTACTCAAGGATGCTTTAGGCAGCGTTGAACAGCAGAGCCTGCGCGACTTCGAGGTGATACTGGTCAACGATAATGGCGACCCAGTCGAGTCGCTCTTGGCCGGTTATGAGTTTCCGATCACCTACCTTCGTCAGGGCTCTAATCGCGGCTTGTCTGCTGCACGTAATGCTGGCTTGAAACAGGCAAGAGGCCGCTACGTCGTCTACTTAGATGACGATGATATTTACCTGCCGAACCATTTAGCAGTCTTGGCTGAGGCGTTTGCGGCGCATCCACGCAGCGTGGTGTACACCGGTGTGGAGTACGTCAGTGAGCGCCTGGAGAATGGGCGGCGGATCGAGCAGGGCCGCAGTAGGCCGTTTGAGCATGACATCTTTGACCGCGACCGCCTGTTTGTTCAGAACTACATCCCGGTTAATACTTGGGCGCACCCTCGTGACATGCTGGATGAGGTCGGAGAGTTCGATACGGGACTGGCTGCATTCGAAGACTGGGACATGCTCCTGCGCCTGGCCACACGTTACCCGTTTGTGCATGTGCCAGTAGTTACCAGTGAGGTACACACCCGCGACCAAGCGGCTGGCAGCGATCATATGCTGGGGCGGGAGCGGAAAAACTTCCCGGAGCTCTATCAAACCTTGTATAGGCGTTATCTCGGGTCGGCCAGTGAGGCGCTGAAGCAGGGTCGTGAAGATATGCTGCAGAGTTTGGGTGTCCTGGCTGAGGCGAGCCCGGAAGATCCGGCACTGCAGCGGTGGCTCGCCGAACGCCTGCCAACGGAAGCAGAAAACAAACTGATCAACCACTACTTGCTAGAGCATGATGGCGGACCGCTGATCGGCATTATTGTGCTCGATACCGAGACGGATTCGTCGTTATTGATGCGAACCCTGAAGAGTCTGAGTGGTGAGCGTTGTCTCTATGCCACTTTGAAGATTGTGGTTCTAACCAGCAGCACTGTACCGGCCACATCAGCTTCTGATAAGTTGCACTTTATCCAGCTGGCGGGCGGGGCAATTGCCGAGCAACTAAACCAAGCTATCAGTGTCAGCGATTTTACTTGGTTCATGCTGGTCCGTGCTGGCGATGAGTTCACCCCGAGTGGGCTGATGGTCGCAGGGCTTGAGCTAACGGCCAACCCCAAGTGTCGTGCGATTTACGGCGATCAGTTGCAGCGCTTACCTGATGGCAGCCTTGGTGGTGCCTTTCTGCCTGGCTTCAATCTTGATTTGCTACTCAGCTTCCCGCTGGTTATGGCGCGCCACTGGCTGTTCCGCCGTGATGTCTTTCTGGCTGCTGGCGGCTTTGATGCGCAGTTCGCCGATGCTCTGGAGTTTGATCTTCTCACCCGCTTAATTGAAGCAGAGGGTTTGCTCGGGTTGGGTCATGTTGATGAGCCACTGCTAATCATTGACGCGCCTGCACTGCGGGATAACCCGGATGAGAGGCGAGTAATTGAGCGCCATCTTGCCCAGCGCGGTTATCAGGCGCGGGTTATTCCAGGGCTAACTGCCCGTTACCGCATCGATTATGGTCATTCGAGTACGCCGCTGGTATCGATCATCATCGCGGTTGATGCCCCTTTGGCCTGCCTGCAGCGCTGTCTGGATAGTTTGCTCGAGAAGACTCGTTACGGACATTACGAGATACTGCTCGGTGCCCATGATGGATTGGATGCCGATACTCAGGCGTGGTTGCAGGGGATTGCCAGTCTGGCTGATGCTCGGCTCAAAGTCGTTTCTGCGGGCGATATCGTGTTGGCCCAGAATCAGGCGGCTATGGCCGCTAAAGGTGAATACCTGCTGCTACTGTCTGGTGAGTCGGTGGCGGTGAGTGAGGTCTGGCTGGACGAGTTGCTTAATCATGCGCAGCGCCCTGAAGTCGGTGTTGTTGGCGGCAAACTGCTGAGCGGTGATGGCCGTATTGATCAAGCCGGTTTGCTACTTGGGCTGCGTGGCCCTGCTGGCCGGGCTTTCGCCGGTGAGGCAATGGACAGCGCGGGCTATCTGCAACGCCTGCAGGTCGATCAGAACTACAGCGCCGTAAGTGATGCCTGCCTGATGGTACGCACTGATATCTTTCGTCAGCTTGGCGGCCTGGATGTCACGCTGAGCGCATACCGCGATGTCGATTTCTGCCTGCGCGTTCGTGCTGCAGGCTACCTGACCGTATGGGCTGCCCATGCGGTGCTGATGCATGAACATGTATATCGAGAGCCTGACGTTGGCGAGCAAGACGCACTCTACGAGCGTCACCTTCCAGACATCGCGCGTGACCCTGCCTATAACCGCAATCTGGCATTGAGTGGTCGTGGTTTTGATTTGGAGAACGATTCTGGCCTGACCTGGCGACCACTGAGCTGGCGACCGCTGCCAGTAGTGCTGGCTCATCCGGCTGACCCCTTTGGCTGCGGTAACTATCGTGTGATTAAACCGTTTTCTGCGCTAAAGGATGCCGGTATGGCTGACGGCATGATGTCCATCGGCCTGTTGCAGGTACCAGATTTGGAGCGCCTTGATCCGGATATTATCGTGCTTCAGCGTCAGATCGGTGATGAGCGCTTGGACGCCATGCGGCGGATCAAGAGATTTTCGCGCGCTTTCACCATCTATGAATTAGATGATTACCTGCCCAACTTGCCCCTAAAGAGTGTGCATCGTGCCCAAATGCCCAAGGACATACTCAAGTCCTTGCGCAAGGGGCTGAGCTTTGTTGACCGGTTCACGGTATCTACGGCGCCGTTGGCCGAGGCCTTTGCCGGTTTGCATGGCGACATTCGGGTGATCGAGAACCGCTTGCCAGTGGATTGGTGGAGCGACTTGTCGGCTAAGCGCCGGCGAGGGAGAAAGCCTCGCGTAGGCTGGGCCGGTGGTGTCAGCCATACCGGCGATCTTGAACTGATTGCTGATGTGGTGAAGGAATTGGCCGGCGAAGTTGAATGGGTTTTTATGGGCATGTGTCCGGATAAAATCCGCCCTTATGTCCATGAGGTGCATCCTGGGGTCAGCATTGATCTTTACCCGGCAGCATTGGCGAGCCTGGATCTTGATCTTGCGTTGGCTCCAGTTGAGCAAAACTTATTCAATGAGTGCAAAAGTAATTTGCGCCTGCTTGAGTACGGTGCCTGCGGCTTCCCGGTCGTGTGTAGTGATCTCATCTGTTATCAGGGCGCACTGCCGGTAACCCGGGTGAAGAACAGGTTTAAGGACTGGGTCGATGCAATCCGTATGCACATCAGCGATCTGGATGCGACTGCCATGGTGGGTGACGAGCTACGCCGGCAAATACAGGAGGGGTGGATGCTTGAAGGTGCAAATCTCGAAGCATGGCGCGTCTCATGGTTGCCTGATTGA
- a CDS encoding FdtA/QdtA family cupin domain-containing protein produces the protein MSLQHCKIIDLPIIEDRRGNLTFIEGGNHIPFDIKRVYYLYDVPGGSHRGGHAHKGLHQLLIAMSGSFDILLDDGRTKFKYHLNRSYYGLYIPPMIWREIDNFSSGSVCMVLASEHFSEDDYYRDYDQFSQAASGKPLG, from the coding sequence ATGTCTCTTCAGCACTGCAAGATCATCGACCTGCCGATCATTGAGGATCGTCGCGGCAACCTCACGTTTATCGAGGGTGGTAACCACATTCCCTTTGATATTAAGCGTGTTTACTACCTCTACGATGTGCCAGGTGGCTCCCATCGAGGTGGGCATGCGCACAAGGGCTTGCACCAGTTGCTGATCGCCATGTCAGGTAGCTTCGATATTTTACTCGACGATGGTCGTACCAAATTCAAGTACCACCTCAATCGCTCCTATTACGGTCTTTATATCCCGCCAATGATCTGGCGGGAAATCGACAATTTCTCCAGCGGGTCTGTGTGCATGGTGCTGGCGTCTGAACACTTCAGCGAAGACGACTATTACCGTGATTATGATCAGTTCAGTCAGGCTGCCTCTGGCAAACCCCTCGGCTAA
- a CDS encoding DegT/DnrJ/EryC1/StrS family aminotransferase, translating to MFPFLDLAALNLRDEAALTEAFQRVLRSGWYVLGAEVSAFEAEYAAACGVQHAIGVGNGLDALTLILRGYIQLGRLVEGDEVILPDNSFIATALAVSEAGLTPVLVEPDSVTFNIDSAAVEAAIGARTRAVIAVHLYGQLADMGSLRALADRYDLLLIEDAAQAHGALDAQGRSAGSLGDAAGFSFFPVKNIGALGDAGALTTPDDALAEQVRKLRSYGSSRKYVHEVQGVNSRLDELQAAFLRVKLLRMESDACARRRIATRYIAEICNPHLRLPQAPAVASSHVWHQFVLRCEQREALQAHLERSGVPSLIHYPIPIHKQQAYQGFANLNLPLSSQLAGEVLSLPLYPGLADTWIDRTIDACNAFRA from the coding sequence ATGTTTCCTTTTCTTGATCTTGCTGCTCTTAATCTGCGCGATGAAGCCGCATTGACCGAAGCTTTCCAGCGCGTACTCCGATCTGGTTGGTATGTTCTGGGGGCGGAGGTTTCTGCGTTTGAGGCAGAGTACGCTGCGGCGTGCGGCGTACAACACGCTATTGGCGTCGGTAACGGCCTTGATGCGTTAACCCTGATCCTGCGCGGTTATATCCAGTTGGGGCGTTTGGTTGAGGGCGACGAAGTCATTCTGCCGGACAACAGCTTTATCGCCACTGCCTTGGCTGTAAGCGAGGCCGGGTTGACTCCAGTGCTGGTGGAACCTGATAGCGTAACGTTCAACATAGATTCTGCCGCTGTTGAAGCGGCTATCGGTGCGCGAACCAGAGCCGTGATCGCCGTGCACCTCTATGGTCAGCTCGCCGATATGGGGAGTTTGCGGGCACTCGCTGATCGTTATGATCTTTTGCTTATCGAAGATGCGGCCCAAGCCCATGGTGCTCTTGACGCTCAGGGTCGGTCAGCCGGCTCGCTTGGCGACGCGGCGGGTTTCAGTTTTTTTCCGGTAAAAAATATTGGGGCGCTCGGCGATGCCGGAGCTTTGACCACGCCCGACGATGCGCTTGCCGAGCAGGTGCGTAAGCTGCGCAGCTATGGCTCTAGCCGCAAGTACGTGCACGAGGTTCAGGGTGTCAACTCGCGGTTGGATGAGCTTCAGGCTGCATTTCTACGAGTGAAACTGCTGCGCATGGAAAGTGATGCATGCGCTCGCCGAAGGATAGCCACACGCTACATCGCCGAGATCTGTAATCCACACCTGCGTTTGCCGCAAGCGCCGGCAGTTGCGAGCAGTCATGTCTGGCATCAGTTTGTGCTTCGCTGCGAACAGCGTGAAGCGCTCCAGGCTCATTTGGAGCGCAGCGGTGTGCCGAGCCTAATTCACTATCCCATTCCAATTCATAAACAGCAGGCTTACCAAGGCTTCGCCAATCTGAACTTGCCGTTGTCCAGCCAGCTGGCTGGCGAAGTACTCAGTCTGCCTCTCTATCCAGGGCTTGCGGATACTTGGATCGATCGAACCATCGACGCATGCAATGCTTTCCGTGCGTGA
- a CDS encoding acyltransferase, whose product MASIHPSADVQSQSIGEGTSVWQYVVILQRARIGRDCNINAHCFIENDVVLGDRVTVKCGVYLWDGLRVADDVFIGPNATFTNDRLPRSKHYPDSFAETVIEQGVSIGAAAVILPGLTIGSCAMVGAGAVVTRDVPPRALVVGNPARIVRYLDE is encoded by the coding sequence ATGGCATCCATTCATCCATCTGCGGACGTTCAAAGCCAGTCGATCGGCGAAGGCACTTCGGTTTGGCAGTACGTGGTGATTTTGCAGCGGGCGCGTATAGGGCGGGACTGCAATATAAATGCGCACTGCTTCATCGAGAACGATGTAGTTCTGGGTGATCGGGTGACGGTGAAGTGTGGAGTCTATCTGTGGGATGGTTTGCGTGTTGCTGACGATGTGTTTATCGGCCCTAATGCCACATTTACCAATGATCGCTTACCGCGCTCCAAGCATTACCCCGATAGCTTTGCCGAGACCGTGATTGAACAAGGCGTATCGATCGGCGCTGCTGCCGTCATTTTGCCGGGTCTTACTATTGGTAGCTGCGCGATGGTCGGTGCTGGCGCTGTCGTCACTCGTGACGTCCCACCGCGCGCACTTGTTGTAGGTAATCCTGCACGTATCGTGCGCTATCTGGATGAGTAA
- a CDS encoding CDP-glycerol glycerophosphotransferase family protein, producing MASELDRIGFLIHNPEMFNHYHAVWQHLPAGSVEIAVTGKTQQDIDTVIAASERRNLPWRDARERLARKERYNTLVSSFPQHYLRGADSPYLPKSIGRCNLRFMYANGKAGWNFQPWNQQYDSILCFGPYQAEHLEFCRNTLKVQMGYPRFDRFFNQPLDRIASLTALKLDPSRKTVVWLPTWSTLSSIDLFAVAIARLQTHYNVIVKPHPITLTDEPARMRELERFNCVIREHIDNVELFQLADFLLCDYGGSAFGGIYTDRNVLLLDLPNAESDPLMGEDSSDIWLRKYMPHLTAQQAGRLEEMLDDEALWAAQRSVRASLSQYYFAPFYGYAGQVAALAIANAARSLAGRA from the coding sequence ATGGCGAGCGAACTCGATCGTATTGGTTTTTTGATTCATAATCCTGAGATGTTTAATCACTATCACGCTGTTTGGCAACACCTGCCAGCGGGCAGTGTGGAAATCGCGGTCACCGGCAAAACCCAGCAAGATATTGATACGGTCATAGCAGCCAGCGAACGGCGGAATTTACCTTGGCGTGATGCCCGTGAGCGGCTGGCACGCAAGGAACGCTACAACACACTGGTCTCCAGCTTTCCACAACACTATCTGCGCGGCGCCGACTCCCCTTACCTGCCCAAATCTATCGGCCGCTGCAACCTGAGGTTCATGTACGCCAATGGCAAGGCAGGCTGGAACTTTCAACCGTGGAATCAACAGTACGACAGCATCCTGTGTTTTGGCCCATACCAGGCTGAACATCTGGAGTTCTGCCGGAACACGCTAAAAGTCCAGATGGGTTACCCGCGCTTTGACCGCTTCTTCAACCAACCACTCGATCGCATTGCGAGCCTGACCGCACTCAAACTTGATCCGTCGCGCAAGACTGTAGTGTGGCTACCTACCTGGAGCACACTGAGCTCAATTGATCTGTTCGCAGTCGCTATCGCCCGGCTGCAAACGCACTACAACGTGATCGTCAAGCCACACCCCATCACCCTAACCGACGAGCCTGCACGCATGCGCGAGCTCGAGCGGTTCAACTGTGTGATTCGTGAGCACATCGATAACGTCGAGTTGTTCCAGCTGGCCGACTTCCTGCTCTGTGACTACGGTGGCTCAGCTTTCGGCGGTATCTATACCGACCGTAATGTACTGCTCCTAGACCTGCCTAACGCCGAGAGCGATCCGTTAATGGGTGAAGACTCCTCCGACATCTGGTTACGCAAGTACATGCCACACCTCACTGCTCAGCAGGCCGGAAGGCTAGAGGAGATGCTCGATGACGAAGCCTTATGGGCGGCCCAGCGCAGCGTGCGCGCCAGCCTCAGTCAGTACTACTTCGCCCCATTTTATGGTTACGCCGGCCAGGTTGCTGCCCTGGCTATTGCCAACGCTGCACGCTCACTAGCAGGAAGAGCCTAA
- a CDS encoding adenylyl-sulfate kinase, with product MVIWLIGLSGSGKTTLGKEIVSQWKTSAPNTVLVDGDEVRRIFRQDTQAADYSMAGRRLNAERIFELCAWLDAQNINVVCSILSIFPDLRARNREQFQRYFEVYLNPPMQTLLERDTKGLYRKALAGEMNDMVGVDIAFPAPTAADLEIDTSQPGDVSALARHIIEQAQESA from the coding sequence ATGGTCATCTGGCTGATCGGCCTATCGGGCTCCGGTAAAACCACCCTAGGCAAAGAAATAGTCAGTCAGTGGAAAACCAGCGCGCCCAACACTGTCTTGGTTGACGGTGACGAGGTGCGGCGAATATTTCGCCAAGACACCCAAGCAGCCGATTACAGCATGGCCGGGCGGCGACTCAATGCCGAGCGTATTTTCGAGCTTTGCGCCTGGCTCGACGCCCAGAATATCAATGTGGTGTGCAGCATATTGTCGATCTTCCCCGACCTGCGCGCACGCAACCGGGAACAGTTCCAACGTTATTTTGAGGTGTACCTTAACCCGCCGATGCAGACGCTATTGGAACGCGACACCAAAGGCCTTTATCGCAAGGCCCTGGCCGGCGAAATGAACGATATGGTGGGCGTGGATATTGCCTTTCCAGCGCCAACGGCTGCTGACTTGGAAATTGACACCAGCCAGCCAGGCGATGTCAGCGCACTGGCACGTCATATTATTGAGCAGGCACAAGAATCGGCATGA
- a CDS encoding formyltransferase family protein — protein MTYLNDVVLIAAHSARSQAYVQTLAAHELMPSHALVLGEAPPSEAGPLAPAKIVSGVLLPDLSIPLSKTLADAGVPSTYLATRDINATEVLKAVRDLAPRLVIFSGYGGHIVKAPLIELGIPLLHIHSGWLPEYRGSTTVYYSLLEERTCAASAILLDTHIDTGPVLARKHYPAPPMGTDIDRRYDTAIRADLLLQVLRRYQASGKLDALMHQQREDGNTYYVIHPLLKHLALLSLPEN, from the coding sequence ATGACATATCTAAACGATGTAGTGCTAATTGCGGCCCACAGCGCACGCAGCCAAGCCTATGTGCAAACGCTAGCCGCGCATGAGCTGATGCCGTCCCATGCCCTCGTGCTTGGCGAGGCACCGCCCAGTGAAGCCGGACCACTCGCCCCGGCAAAGATCGTGTCGGGGGTTCTTCTCCCGGACCTGAGCATTCCCCTGAGCAAAACCCTGGCCGACGCCGGCGTGCCCAGCACTTACCTCGCGACCCGTGACATCAATGCAACAGAGGTTCTTAAGGCCGTACGTGACCTTGCCCCGCGCCTGGTGATTTTTTCCGGCTATGGTGGCCACATCGTAAAGGCCCCACTAATCGAACTGGGTATCCCACTGCTGCACATACACAGCGGCTGGCTTCCAGAGTATCGGGGCAGTACTACGGTCTACTACAGCCTGCTGGAGGAACGCACCTGTGCCGCCAGCGCAATACTCCTCGACACCCACATTGATACGGGCCCAGTACTGGCGCGAAAACACTATCCGGCACCGCCCATGGGTACCGACATAGATCGACGTTATGACACGGCGATTCGCGCCGACCTGCTGCTGCAGGTACTACGTCGCTACCAGGCCAGCGGCAAACTGGACGCGCTCATGCACCAGCAGCGGGAGGACGGCAATACCTATTACGTCATCCATCCGTTACTCAAGCATTTGGCTTTGCTAAGCCTGCCCGAGAACTGA